Proteins from a single region of Butyrivibrio fibrisolvens:
- a CDS encoding LytTR family DNA-binding domain-containing protein — protein sequence MENKDFIEDSELRIAICDDDKSDREKVHVLLQEYLKKNSIKAQVRIFDHPDTLIEECEHYRPHIYILDIVMPMVTGIQAARELRWNQPDAQIIFATSESSYALESFDVNPINYILKPIEKEKFFSTLDLAISRVDIDSDKSVCIKIKGGMQTLRLSDILYIEYRNHVVSYHMDNGEIISTPTLRIGFAEYLSENHSGKDFVRCHESIAVNIAAIDKLTKIDITLRGGEQIPVTKSRYSDVIDSYMDYRF from the coding sequence ATGGAAAACAAGGACTTTATTGAGGATTCTGAATTACGTATAGCTATCTGTGATGATGACAAGTCTGATCGGGAAAAGGTACATGTTCTTCTTCAGGAATATTTGAAAAAGAACTCTATCAAAGCCCAGGTCAGAATATTTGATCATCCGGACACACTTATAGAGGAGTGCGAGCATTATAGACCTCATATTTACATTTTGGATATAGTTATGCCAATGGTTACAGGAATACAGGCTGCCAGAGAACTTCGGTGGAATCAGCCCGATGCTCAGATTATTTTTGCAACTTCTGAAAGCTCATATGCATTGGAGTCTTTTGATGTAAATCCCATAAATTATATTTTGAAGCCAATAGAGAAAGAAAAATTCTTTTCAACTCTTGATCTGGCTATTTCTCGCGTGGACATTGATAGTGATAAAAGCGTTTGCATAAAGATCAAGGGTGGCATGCAGACACTGCGGCTTAGCGACATTCTTTATATAGAATATCGCAATCATGTGGTTTCATACCATATGGATAATGGTGAGATCATATCAACCCCAACCCTGAGAATAGGATTTGCAGAATATCTTTCAGAGAATCATTCCGGCAAAGATTTTGTAAGATGCCATGAATCAATAGCTGTGAATATAGCAGCAATTGATAAACTTACAAAGATAGATATTACGCTTCGAGGTGGGGAGCAAATACCTGTTACAAAGAGCAGATATTCTGATGTTATTGATAGTTATATGGATTACAGGTTTTGA
- a CDS encoding DUF3795 domain-containing protein has protein sequence MTDYIAFCGLDCEQCEARKATVNDDNELRAKVAKEWSELNGVEITPEMINCVGCRLTGVKTPFCQSLCKIRQCALGRKVITCGDCTEMTSCSKLSEIISNNPDAKRRLEGK, from the coding sequence ATGACAGATTATATCGCTTTTTGCGGACTTGATTGTGAACAGTGTGAAGCGCGTAAAGCAACGGTTAATGATGACAACGAGCTTAGAGCAAAGGTTGCCAAAGAGTGGTCTGAGCTCAATGGAGTAGAGATAACCCCCGAAATGATAAATTGCGTAGGCTGCAGGCTTACAGGAGTGAAGACGCCTTTTTGCCAGTCTTTGTGTAAGATCAGGCAATGTGCATTGGGCAGGAAGGTTATTACTTGCGGAGACTGCACTGAAATGACATCATGTTCCAAGCTTTCTGAAATAATCAGTAATAATCCTGATGCCAAGCGCAGACTTGAGGGTAAATAA